From Mannheimia pernigra, one genomic window encodes:
- a CDS encoding DUF2075 domain-containing protein, with the protein MNHRAYYQSSIGDFLNTNTDSILGILSQNHLNRSLEDSQRNTWKRQIEILKQQLVDVKGYIFFEFSIPRMGKRVDNIIIIGKTIFIVEFKIGATKYEKQDINQVLDYGLDLRNFHRSSHSADLVPVLVAEKAPTQTSFNFEMARNFQTAIIINASQLKNIVQSVSSSSILNVTDWANAPYHPTPTIVEAAQALYQGHSVDEITRSDAGVQNLSLTNQCLHDIIEESKKEKHKTICFITGVPGAGKTLVGLNAATQRMNIDESEHAVFLSGNGPLVKVLREALIRNTVNNTPKTTKRDIAPKVESFIQNIHHFRDEYLKDQSAPIEKVVIFDEAQRAWDKEQASSFMKRKRGLDDFNQSEPQFLIDVMNRHQDWCVIICLIGGGQEINIGEAGLSEWIRALKIHFPDWDIYYSPYLLEHSEYLSESPLSEYLVHKGQKSPQLHLAISVRSFRSERLSDFINALLKRDNDLAKKLYQIIQNDYPILLTRNLDIAKQWLKERAKGSERYGLLSSSGARRLKAFGVDCKNEINESDWFLNDNNDVRSNCFLEDIATEFSVQGLELDWTCVAWDANFYIKDNRWCFQNFKGSKWQNINQEQAQNYLLNAYRVLLTRARQGMIIWVPYGSNEDKTRLPEYYDSIYHYLKEIGIKELE; encoded by the coding sequence AATTGAAATTCTAAAACAACAATTAGTTGATGTAAAAGGATACATTTTCTTTGAGTTTTCTATACCAAGAATGGGGAAGCGTGTTGATAATATTATTATCATTGGAAAAACGATCTTTATTGTTGAGTTTAAAATAGGAGCTACAAAATATGAAAAGCAGGATATCAATCAAGTCCTTGATTATGGTTTGGATTTAAGAAATTTTCATCGTTCCAGCCATTCGGCTGATTTAGTGCCTGTATTAGTTGCAGAAAAAGCACCCACTCAAACTTCATTTAATTTTGAAATGGCTCGCAATTTTCAGACAGCGATTATAATTAATGCTTCACAATTAAAAAATATTGTTCAATCTGTATCATCTTCGTCTATTTTAAATGTAACTGATTGGGCTAATGCGCCTTATCATCCAACTCCTACTATTGTTGAAGCTGCACAAGCACTTTATCAAGGACATAGTGTTGATGAAATTACTCGCTCTGATGCAGGAGTACAAAATTTAAGCCTAACTAACCAATGCCTACACGATATTATTGAAGAAAGTAAAAAAGAAAAACATAAAACAATTTGTTTTATTACAGGTGTTCCCGGTGCAGGTAAAACCTTAGTGGGACTGAATGCTGCAACCCAACGAATGAATATAGATGAATCAGAACACGCAGTATTTTTATCTGGTAATGGACCTTTGGTTAAGGTACTACGTGAAGCTCTTATTCGTAACACAGTAAATAATACGCCTAAAACAACCAAAAGAGATATTGCCCCAAAAGTAGAGTCCTTTATTCAGAACATTCATCATTTCCGTGATGAATATTTAAAAGATCAATCTGCACCAATAGAAAAGGTTGTTATTTTTGATGAGGCTCAGAGAGCCTGGGATAAAGAACAAGCAAGTAGTTTTATGAAAAGAAAAAGAGGATTAGATGATTTCAATCAGTCTGAACCTCAATTCTTAATTGATGTTATGAACCGTCATCAAGATTGGTGTGTCATCATTTGTTTAATAGGCGGTGGGCAAGAAATCAATATCGGGGAGGCCGGCTTATCAGAATGGATTCGCGCATTAAAAATACATTTTCCTGATTGGGATATTTATTATTCTCCCTACCTGCTTGAACATTCTGAATATTTAAGTGAATCGCCATTGTCTGAATATTTAGTGCATAAAGGGCAGAAAAGTCCTCAACTGCATTTAGCCATTTCTGTGAGATCATTTCGCTCTGAAAGATTATCTGATTTCATTAATGCTTTATTAAAACGGGATAATGATTTAGCTAAGAAACTATATCAAATTATTCAAAATGATTATCCGATTCTTCTTACTAGAAATCTAGATATTGCAAAGCAGTGGCTAAAAGAACGAGCAAAAGGAAGTGAGCGTTACGGTTTGCTATCTTCATCCGGCGCAAGAAGATTAAAAGCATTTGGGGTAGATTGCAAGAATGAAATTAATGAGTCTGACTGGTTTTTAAATGATAATAATGATGTACGTTCGAATTGTTTTTTGGAAGATATAGCGACGGAATTTAGTGTACAAGGATTAGAGCTTGATTGGACTTGTGTTGCTTGGGATGCTAATTTTTATATTAAAGATAATCGTTGGTGTTTTCAAAACTTCAAAGGGAGTAAATGGCAAAATATCAATCAAGAACAGGCACAAAATTATCTATTAAATGCTTATCGAGTTTTATTAACACGAGCAAGACAAGGTATGATTATTTGGGTTCCTTATGGTAGTAACGAGGATAAAACACGCTTACCTGAATATTACGATTCTATATATCACTATTTAAAAGAAATAGGAATTAAGGAACTTGAATAA
- the nrfD gene encoding NrfD/PsrC family molybdoenzyme membrane anchor subunit, producing MIREVLVEPQHIVWLPWIVNYFFFVGVAATAVFTAVLFAKKAQKPTACEQSAVLVAFIGSIVAPVALTADLHQPSRILHFYTDFAWWSPMAWGAIILPLFSVAVAGYFVLTLAHNAQPNLPKWLAWLNLPLLRSQGLLWAFRLFSVLTAVGIIGYTVLETYQTGTRALWHSAWLLPIMLFSAWAVALGLTQFVSEKSRAVCHTPAGENQGVQRKPLQTLLILTALSIAGLAFSSETAQRDFALLFNGSITVYLTGICWLIALVCSFSSKNHRLQWIGVVALIGFGWWLRWVLVIQTQTIAKTNALQNPYHFDWLAVDGGLGIVGIFGLAVLVTVVVWQVVNLIKYHK from the coding sequence ATGATTCGTGAAGTATTAGTCGAACCGCAACATATTGTTTGGTTGCCGTGGATTGTCAATTATTTCTTCTTTGTCGGTGTGGCGGCAACGGCGGTATTTACGGCGGTGCTGTTTGCAAAAAAAGCCCAGAAACCGACCGCTTGCGAACAGTCGGCGGTGCTGGTCGCCTTTATCGGCTCAATTGTCGCTCCGGTGGCTCTGACTGCCGACCTGCACCAGCCAAGCCGAATTCTGCATTTCTACACCGATTTTGCCTGGTGGTCGCCGATGGCGTGGGGGGCGATTATCCTGCCGTTGTTTAGTGTGGCAGTCGCCGGTTATTTCGTGCTGACCTTAGCACATAATGCTCAACCCAACCTGCCAAAATGGCTGGCGTGGCTCAACCTTCCACTCCTACGCAGTCAAGGCTTGTTATGGGCATTCCGCCTGTTTTCGGTGCTTACCGCAGTCGGCATTATCGGCTACACCGTGCTTGAAACCTACCAAACCGGCACAAGAGCCTTGTGGCACAGTGCGTGGCTACTGCCGATTATGCTGTTCTCCGCGTGGGCGGTGGCGTTGGGATTAACCCAATTTGTGAGCGAAAAAAGTAGGGCTGTATGTCATACGCCCGCTGGGGAAAATCAGGGCGTGCAACGCAAGCCCCTACAAACGCTGTTAATTTTAACCGCACTTTCAATCGCAGGATTAGCATTCAGCAGTGAAACCGCCCAACGTGATTTCGCCTTACTTTTCAACGGCTCAATCACTGTTTATCTCACCGGTATCTGCTGGCTCATCGCTCTTGTTTGCAGTTTTTCGAGCAAAAATCACCGCTTGCAATGGATCGGCGTGGTCGCTCTCATCGGCTTCGGCTGGTGGCTACGTTGGGTATTGGTTATCCAAACCCAAACCATCGCCAAAACCAACGCTCTGCAAAATCCGTACCACTTTGATTGGTTAGCCGTTGATGGTGGATTAGGGATTGTGGGGATTTTTGGGTTGGCGGTGTTAGTGACGGTGGTGGTGTGGCAGGTGGTGAATTTAATTAAATATCACAAATAA
- the ttrB gene encoding tetrathionate reductase subunit TtrB, with translation MDITKRLFLKSALTVGAAAMPLAQAKAFMPDRREGDGTKRYGMLIDLRKCIGCQACTVSCSVENATPLHSFRTTVRQYEITNGQQVANNVVLPRLCNHCDQPPCVPVCPVQATFQRKDGIVVINNEQCIGCGYCVQACPYDARFINEESKTADKCTFCSHRLEAGLLPACVESCVGGARVIGDLNDPKSQISQLYQQHKDELKVLKPESGTVPHVFYLGLDEAFVSKVDGQPMLWTGEA, from the coding sequence ATGGATATTACAAAACGATTATTTTTGAAGTCCGCCTTAACCGTGGGGGCGGCTGCGATGCCGTTGGCTCAGGCGAAGGCGTTTATGCCTGATCGCCGTGAGGGCGACGGGACGAAACGCTACGGAATGTTGATCGATTTACGCAAATGTATCGGCTGTCAGGCTTGTACGGTGAGCTGTTCAGTGGAGAACGCCACACCGCTGCACAGCTTCCGCACCACGGTGCGTCAGTATGAAATCACCAACGGTCAGCAGGTGGCGAATAATGTGGTGTTGCCTCGCCTGTGTAACCACTGCGACCAACCACCGTGCGTGCCGGTCTGTCCGGTGCAGGCGACCTTCCAACGCAAAGACGGGATTGTGGTGATCAACAACGAGCAGTGTATCGGTTGCGGTTACTGCGTGCAGGCGTGTCCGTACGATGCCCGTTTTATCAATGAAGAGAGCAAAACCGCCGACAAATGTACCTTCTGCTCGCACCGTTTGGAGGCAGGTTTGCTCCCAGCGTGCGTAGAAAGTTGCGTGGGCGGAGCGAGGGTGATTGGCGATTTGAACGATCCGAAAAGCCAAATTTCTCAACTTTATCAACAACATAAAGACGAGTTGAAAGTGCTGAAACCGGAATCCGGCACGGTGCCGCACGTCTTTTATTTAGGGCTGGACGAGGCGTTTGTGAGCAAAGTCGATGGTCAGCCGATGCTTTGGACAGGGGAGGCGTAA
- a CDS encoding DUF4062 domain-containing protein has protein sequence MNNKKHQIFVSSTYMDLVETRNKVINSILSLEQFPAGMEMFSAANEQQWSIIQRTIDNSDYYVVIIGHRYGSIEPVSGISYTEREYDYAVNKNIPVLAFIRNRNIATLPTEREQDPELTAKLEKFIEKAKTKMCQFWDDSDDLVAKMQTALFKAFHHNPSIGWIRGDQAASPEMANELARLSRENSELRSELDRYRKNNELPELEILLNNEYKISLIYPEIVDGLIKKMQYQKIKKDEIDEKLLPFIKDEEIEEFNSKIPSIEDIDKFNKNKLEYELITNHSSLLEISIANIGIIKATEIYIDLEFPKEVRVFTEEFLEEIKEPKLEIPINPIFNARKKYMESINPFMKNINHYSNLMRPYKDLGNLFLDTKSSNFQSLSRLSNSYLLNNNGYKKLWVEGNSVSIKITDLLHTREIRLPHKLYISPLQEGEFLINCSMMCEQFKSPKNIEIPVIINKNLLDK, from the coding sequence ATGAATAATAAAAAACATCAAATTTTTGTTAGTTCAACATATATGGATTTAGTTGAAACGAGAAATAAGGTTATTAATAGTATTCTTTCATTGGAACAATTTCCTGCTGGAATGGAAATGTTTAGTGCTGCGAATGAACAGCAATGGAGTATTATTCAAAGAACTATCGATAATAGTGATTATTATGTAGTGATTATAGGGCATAGATACGGCAGTATTGAGCCAGTATCAGGTATTAGTTATACAGAAAGGGAATATGACTATGCTGTGAATAAAAATATTCCTGTTCTTGCATTTATTAGGAATAGAAATATAGCGACATTACCAACCGAAAGAGAACAAGATCCTGAACTAACTGCTAAATTAGAAAAGTTTATTGAAAAAGCTAAAACTAAAATGTGTCAATTTTGGGATGATTCAGATGATTTAGTAGCTAAAATGCAAACTGCCTTATTTAAGGCTTTTCACCATAATCCTTCTATTGGCTGGATTCGAGGAGATCAAGCAGCCTCTCCAGAAATGGCTAATGAACTAGCTAGATTGAGTAGAGAAAATAGTGAATTACGTTCAGAGCTAGATCGTTATAGAAAAAATAATGAACTTCCCGAATTAGAAATTCTATTGAATAACGAATATAAAATATCTTTAATTTATCCTGAAATAGTAGATGGATTGATAAAAAAAATGCAGTATCAAAAGATCAAAAAAGATGAGATTGATGAAAAACTATTGCCATTTATTAAAGATGAAGAAATAGAAGAATTTAATTCTAAGATTCCTAGCATAGAAGATATTGATAAATTTAATAAAAATAAATTAGAGTATGAGTTAATTACAAATCACTCATCTTTATTAGAAATATCAATAGCAAATATAGGCATCATTAAAGCTACTGAAATTTATATAGATCTTGAATTTCCAAAAGAAGTACGAGTTTTTACAGAGGAATTTTTGGAAGAAATTAAAGAGCCTAAGTTAGAAATTCCAATAAATCCTATTTTTAATGCTCGTAAAAAATATATGGAAAGCATAAACCCTTTTATGAAAAACATTAATCATTATTCAAATTTAATGCGTCCTTATAAAGATCTTGGCAATCTATTTTTAGATACCAAGTCTAGTAATTTTCAGAGCTTAAGTCGTTTATCTAATTCTTATTTATTAAATAATAATGGTTATAAAAAATTATGGGTTGAAGGGAATTCAGTTTCTATAAAAATCACAGATCTTTTGCATACTAGAGAAATCAGATTACCACATAAACTATACATTTCTCCATTACAGGAAGGAGAGTTCTTAATAAATTGTTCAATGATGTGCGAACAATTTAAATCCCCTAAAAACATAGAAATTCCAGTTATTATAAATAAAAATTTATTAGATAAATAA
- a CDS encoding sensor histidine kinase — translation MKRLLLFLLFLSHTVWAETYQIGILAQRGEAYTRTHWQPWVDWLNGQFPNEQFELVPLGLGEANSRAELDFLLTNQAQFFYLSRQNVRWLATLNSPHSADGGSVGSSIWVRADSPYQRLTDLKGKTLSAVDNDAFGGFLLGYYEFHRQGMQQNRDFDVQFSGFPVDNTLFLLAENQVEAAIAPICLMEDLAKEGKIKRSDFRLILQNPQARGCEASTELLPNWSLAAMPNVPNALVAQISTALLASQSPDLPRWTPPFSSFQADLILRELYRHPQQKSLWDTVLDWVRLNQFGLLAVAAFILFNLAALRYQVYRKSKALRAAHRKMQQYQQELATADRLTLLGEMSTGFAHELKQPLSAIRMYAEGLKNQTNDSYQRLILDKLIAQVDRSTNTMQAIRDWAKKRPSGEPQAVVLNELIAKVVEFVSVENRQNATIHLFSDNTFSLNINSTVLEQVITNCLLNALQAGATAIEICLQTVENELKITIEDDAGGFSQSQLDFPFVPFRTDKPHGLGLGLVLCQRLMQTLGGGIELANGEQGARVTLSIPHT, via the coding sequence ATGAAACGCCTACTTCTCTTCCTCCTATTCCTCTCCCACACCGTTTGGGCAGAAACCTACCAAATCGGTATTCTCGCCCAGCGTGGGGAAGCCTATACACGCACTCACTGGCAACCTTGGGTGGATTGGTTGAACGGGCAGTTTCCGAATGAGCAGTTTGAGCTTGTGCCATTGGGCTTGGGCGAGGCGAACAGTCGGGCGGAGTTGGATTTTTTGCTGACTAACCAAGCCCAGTTTTTCTATTTAAGTCGGCAGAATGTCCGTTGGTTGGCGACGCTCAACAGCCCTCATTCGGCGGACGGCGGCTCGGTCGGCAGTAGCATTTGGGTGCGTGCCGACAGCCCTTATCAACGCCTGACCGATCTGAAAGGCAAAACCCTGAGTGCGGTGGATAACGATGCGTTCGGCGGTTTCCTGCTCGGCTACTACGAATTTCATCGGCAAGGAATGCAACAAAACCGAGATTTTGACGTGCAGTTTTCTGGCTTTCCGGTGGATAACACCTTGTTTTTATTGGCAGAAAATCAGGTTGAAGCGGCGATTGCCCCCATCTGTTTAATGGAAGATCTGGCGAAAGAGGGCAAGATCAAGAGGTCGGATTTCCGCTTAATTTTGCAAAATCCGCAGGCTCGGGGCTGTGAAGCCAGTACCGAGCTGTTGCCAAACTGGTCGTTGGCGGCGATGCCGAATGTGCCGAACGCCCTTGTCGCCCAAATTTCGACCGCACTTTTGGCGAGCCAATCGCCCGATTTGCCTCGTTGGACACCGCCGTTTTCCTCGTTCCAAGCTGACCTGATTTTGCGTGAGCTGTATCGCCACCCGCAGCAAAAAAGCCTGTGGGACACGGTGCTGGACTGGGTTCGCCTCAACCAATTCGGGCTGCTGGCGGTCGCTGCCTTTATCCTGTTCAACCTCGCCGCCCTTCGCTATCAGGTCTATCGCAAAAGCAAGGCGTTGCGTGCCGCTCACCGCAAAATGCAGCAATATCAGCAGGAACTGGCAACCGCTGACCGTCTGACGCTTTTAGGTGAGATGAGCACGGGCTTCGCCCACGAGCTGAAACAGCCGCTGTCGGCGATTCGAATGTACGCCGAGGGCTTGAAAAATCAGACCAACGACAGCTATCAGAGGCTGATTTTGGACAAGCTTATCGCCCAAGTGGATCGCTCGACCAACACGATGCAGGCGATTCGGGATTGGGCGAAAAAACGCCCGAGCGGCGAGCCGCAAGCGGTAGTTTTGAACGAATTAATTGCAAAAGTGGTGGAATTTGTCAGCGTAGAAAACCGCCAAAATGCGACAATTCATCTCTTTTCTGACAACACTTTTTCGCTTAATATAAATTCCACGGTGCTGGAGCAAGTAATAACCAATTGCTTGCTCAATGCCTTACAAGCTGGGGCAACGGCAATTGAAATCTGCCTACAAACGGTCGAAAATGAGTTAAAAATTACCATTGAAGATGATGCGGGCGGCTTCTCTCAAAGCCAACTCGACTTCCCCTTCGTCCCCTTCCGCACCGACAAACCGCACGGCTTAGGACTAGGCTTAGTCCTCTGCCAACGCCTAATGCAAACTCTCGGTGGTGGAATTGAGTTGGCGAATGGGGAGCAAGGGGCGAGGGTGACGCTGTCTATTCCTCACACGTAG
- a CDS encoding response regulator — translation MIIHILDDDEALLDAMAFLLSPLNLPIKTWQNSVEFIEQADLHQLGVVLLDIRMPLLDGQQVHQKLREAQSTLAVVIMTAHGDVPMAVRELKNGAVDFLQKPATFDQLKQAITQAEKISQQAVKIHEIRQNYVKLTEKEQNLAPLIMQGFTNKQIADKLAVSVRTVEVHRANVMVKMQAESLAGLVQKISDLQKI, via the coding sequence ATGATAATACATATTTTAGATGACGATGAAGCCCTGCTTGACGCAATGGCTTTCCTACTTTCCCCACTCAATCTGCCCATCAAAACGTGGCAAAACAGCGTGGAGTTTATCGAGCAGGCAGATTTACACCAACTTGGTGTGGTATTGCTCGATATTCGTATGCCGTTGTTAGACGGTCAGCAGGTGCATCAAAAACTGCGAGAAGCCCAATCCACCTTGGCGGTAGTAATTATGACCGCCCACGGTGATGTGCCGATGGCGGTGCGTGAGCTGAAAAATGGGGCGGTGGACTTTCTGCAAAAACCAGCGACCTTTGACCAGCTCAAACAGGCAATCACCCAAGCGGAGAAAATTAGCCAACAAGCGGTTAAAATTCACGAAATTCGGCAAAATTATGTCAAACTCACCGAAAAAGAGCAAAATCTCGCACCGCTGATTATGCAAGGTTTTACCAACAAACAGATCGCCGATAAACTGGCGGTTTCCGTACGAACGGTAGAAGTTCATCGGGCGAATGTAATGGTAAAAATGCAGGCGGAAAGCTTGGCTGGATTGGTCCAGAAAATTAGTGATTTGCAAAAAATATAG
- a CDS encoding xylulokinase: MQNEKQLIELGRVVIGIELGSTRIKAVLISTDGTILATGGVDWENHLIEGIWTYHQTEIWERLQAAYADLNKTVKEKYHTVIRSAKALGISAMMHGYLPFDKQGNQLVPFRTWRNNITRDASEQLTELFQYPIPQRWSIAHLYQALLNQEPHLANIDYLTTLSGYIHWQLTDHKVLGVGDASGMFPIDIKSNSYNQQMLTQFDEAITKFGMPWRLESILPKVLVAGEQAGKLTKKGAKLLDPSGALNAGIPLCPPEGDAGTGMIATNCIKEKTGNISAGTSAFAMIVLEKALSKVYSELDIVTTPTGKLVAMAHANNCTSDINAWVNLFRECLDTFGVNVCTEELYETLFLQALQGEADCGGLLAYGFHSGEHNVGLSEGCPMFLHPTKARFNLANFMKVHLYTAFGAMKLGMDILINQEKVEISRILGHGGIFKTEGVAQKILASALGIPLATASTASNGGAWGIALLANFLEVSDGCNLEDYLDKKIFNTTQLNLIQPDKTVNEGYKHFMQRYKQGISIVEKALYLNY, translated from the coding sequence ATGCAAAATGAAAAACAACTTATTGAACTAGGGAGGGTCGTTATTGGGATTGAGTTAGGCTCAACTCGTATAAAAGCAGTACTAATCAGTACAGATGGAACAATACTTGCTACAGGTGGTGTTGATTGGGAAAATCACCTCATTGAGGGTATTTGGACTTACCACCAAACAGAAATATGGGAAAGACTCCAAGCAGCTTACGCTGATTTGAATAAAACGGTTAAAGAAAAATATCATACCGTTATTCGTAGCGCCAAAGCTCTTGGAATTAGTGCAATGATGCACGGCTATTTACCATTTGATAAACAAGGAAACCAGCTTGTTCCTTTTAGAACTTGGCGAAATAACATTACTAGAGATGCATCCGAACAGCTTACAGAGCTATTTCAGTATCCGATACCACAAAGATGGAGCATTGCTCATTTATATCAAGCACTTTTAAACCAAGAGCCACATTTAGCAAATATTGATTATCTAACAACTTTATCTGGCTACATACATTGGCAACTAACCGATCATAAAGTACTTGGCGTAGGTGATGCTTCAGGAATGTTTCCTATTGATATTAAATCAAATTCCTACAACCAACAAATGCTGACACAATTTGATGAAGCTATTACTAAATTCGGAATGCCTTGGAGATTAGAATCTATATTACCCAAAGTTTTGGTTGCTGGCGAACAAGCGGGTAAATTAACTAAAAAAGGCGCAAAATTACTTGACCCTAGTGGAGCATTAAATGCTGGCATTCCACTCTGCCCTCCAGAGGGAGATGCTGGCACAGGAATGATCGCTACTAATTGCATCAAAGAGAAAACAGGAAATATATCAGCCGGCACTTCTGCATTTGCTATGATAGTTCTAGAAAAAGCCCTTTCCAAAGTCTATTCAGAACTAGATATTGTCACGACCCCAACAGGTAAATTAGTCGCAATGGCTCACGCCAATAATTGCACCTCTGACATCAATGCTTGGGTAAATCTATTCCGTGAATGTCTAGATACCTTCGGTGTTAATGTATGTACTGAAGAACTTTATGAAACACTCTTCCTACAAGCATTACAAGGTGAAGCTGATTGTGGAGGACTTCTCGCTTATGGTTTCCACTCTGGAGAACATAATGTTGGGCTATCCGAAGGTTGCCCTATGTTTTTACACCCCACCAAAGCCCGATTTAATCTAGCCAATTTTATGAAAGTACACCTCTATACTGCCTTTGGTGCAATGAAATTAGGAATGGATATTCTCATTAACCAAGAAAAAGTGGAGATATCTCGAATTTTAGGACATGGTGGAATTTTTAAAACAGAAGGAGTTGCTCAAAAAATTCTAGCCTCTGCATTAGGTATTCCATTAGCTACAGCAAGTACGGCCTCAAATGGCGGAGCTTGGGGAATTGCATTACTGGCGAACTTTCTAGAAGTTTCTGATGGCTGTAATTTGGAAGATTATCTAGATAAAAAGATATTCAATACCACTCAGCTTAATCTTATACAGCCAGATAAAACAGTAAATGAAGGATATAAACATTTTATGCAAAGATATAAGCAAGGTATATCTATAGTAGAAAAAGCTCTTTATCTTAATTATTGA
- a CDS encoding ABC transporter permease has product MKNKIDHTIFYLLALFALAVIVFSILIPDIFWSVDNFQSMASQIPVLGILTLAMALPMLTGGINLSIIASMNACSLIIAYFITQYTGISWLFISIILSLLCALAIGLLNGTLIAVIRVSPILATLGTMTLLNGINILVTNGSTIANFPESILNINASAILGIPTPILLFLLLAGLVWFFLEKTSMGKAVYFIGNNEKATYYSGINTKKVLIWVYIISSILCIFAAILMMSKLNSAKASYGNSYLLISILASVLGGINPDGGKGKLVGIMLALVLLQVIESGLNMLSVSSYITMILWGSLLLVFIFLQKNHLFQLKH; this is encoded by the coding sequence ATGAAAAACAAAATTGATCATACTATTTTTTATCTACTGGCTCTGTTTGCACTTGCTGTTATCGTATTTAGTATCCTTATTCCGGATATATTTTGGTCTGTCGATAATTTTCAATCTATGGCATCACAAATTCCTGTATTAGGTATTTTAACCTTAGCAATGGCATTACCTATGCTAACAGGTGGAATCAATCTTTCAATCATCGCTAGTATGAATGCCTGTTCATTAATTATTGCCTACTTTATTACTCAATATACAGGAATTTCTTGGCTATTTATTTCTATCATATTAAGTCTCTTATGTGCATTAGCTATTGGTCTGCTAAATGGCACTTTAATTGCGGTTATTCGCGTTTCCCCTATTTTAGCCACATTAGGTACAATGACCTTACTTAATGGCATCAACATTTTAGTAACAAATGGTTCAACAATAGCCAATTTTCCAGAAAGTATTTTGAATATTAATGCATCAGCCATTCTAGGTATTCCAACACCAATCTTACTTTTTCTCTTACTGGCAGGGTTGGTATGGTTCTTCCTGGAAAAAACATCAATGGGAAAAGCAGTTTACTTTATTGGCAATAATGAAAAAGCAACTTATTATTCCGGCATTAACACGAAAAAAGTACTGATTTGGGTTTATATCATCTCATCTATTCTCTGTATATTTGCGGCAATTTTGATGATGTCAAAACTAAATTCAGCTAAAGCTTCTTATGGCAATTCTTACCTACTCATTTCTATTTTGGCATCAGTATTAGGTGGCATTAATCCTGATGGTGGGAAAGGGAAACTGGTTGGCATTATGCTAGCTCTTGTTTTATTGCAAGTGATTGAAAGTGGCTTAAATATGCTCAGTGTCAGTAGTTATATTACGATGATTTTATGGGGCAGCTTGCTACTAGTGTTCATCTTCTTACAAAAAAATCATCTATTCCAATTAAAACATTAA
- a CDS encoding ABC transporter permease, which yields MKISNNHILSGTILFLIVLLSLFTSDFATIENVYDVINNYSMLMILACGLFIVLLSGGIDISFPAITIISQYIMVTMIGKYDIGFLGVFIVSSTIGILLGFINATFVNRLNVPSIIITISTLNIFYGGLLYFTKGVWLYDYPAWFTQEIIFFKQTTLDGFEFGLSFQAIMAIFAVILTGLITNKLTIGRKIYALGGSQDSTSRIGFNLLSLHLFAYGYMGFMAGIAGIVQSYTVQSVAPDSLLGYELTVLASVVLGGASLSGGRGTLFGTVMGVMLLAIIQNGLNLMGVSSYWQTIITGIIIILSISTTALGQLKKQGV from the coding sequence ATGAAAATCAGTAATAATCATATTCTATCTGGGACTATCCTCTTTTTAATTGTTCTGTTGAGCTTATTTACAAGTGATTTTGCAACGATTGAAAATGTTTATGATGTCATCAACAACTATTCTATGTTAATGATTTTAGCTTGTGGTTTATTTATCGTTTTACTTTCCGGTGGAATTGATATTTCATTTCCTGCAATCACGATCATCTCACAATATATTATGGTTACTATGATAGGAAAATATGATATCGGTTTCTTGGGTGTATTTATAGTTTCATCTACTATCGGAATTTTATTGGGCTTTATAAATGCAACTTTTGTTAATCGCCTTAATGTACCTTCAATTATTATCACGATATCAACCTTAAATATTTTTTACGGGGGACTACTTTATTTCACCAAAGGCGTCTGGTTATATGACTATCCTGCATGGTTTACACAAGAAATTATTTTCTTTAAACAAACTACCTTAGATGGGTTTGAATTCGGTTTATCCTTCCAAGCAATAATGGCAATCTTTGCTGTTATCCTTACTGGGTTGATTACAAATAAATTAACTATCGGGCGTAAAATCTATGCACTTGGAGGCAGCCAAGACTCAACGTCTCGTATTGGTTTTAATCTATTATCCTTACACCTTTTTGCTTATGGCTATATGGGATTCATGGCTGGGATTGCAGGTATTGTTCAATCTTACACAGTACAATCTGTTGCACCAGATTCTTTACTAGGATATGAATTAACCGTACTTGCCTCGGTTGTTTTAGGTGGAGCAAGTTTATCAGGGGGAAGAGGGACACTATTTGGTACGGTTATGGGGGTAATGTTATTGGCAATTATTCAGAACGGATTAAATTTAATGGGTGTGTCTTCCTATTGGCAAACTATTATCACTGGCATCATTATTATTTTAAGTATTAGCACCACCGCATTAGGCCAACTTAAAAAACAAGGAGTATAA